The sequence below is a genomic window from Blastococcus sp. Marseille-P5729.
CACTGTGCTCCAGTCGTGGTCGAGGTAGGGGGTGGCGGCGCTCAGCCGCTGTTGATCAGCCGGCTGACGTACCGGGCGACGGTCATCACGGCGCCGATGTTGCCGGCGTAGTCCATGCGGGTCGGCCCGACGACGCCGAGACCGCCGAGCAGGTTGCCGTCCTCGCCATAGGCCGCGGTGACGACGGATGTCGACTGCAACCCGGGCGTGGGGTTCTCGGCGCCGATCGACACGTGCACGCCGGCGGTGGCGTTCGACTCGTCGATGAGCTTCAGCAGGACGACGTGCTCCTCCAGGGCCTCGAGGACCTCGCCGAGGCTGGAGTGGAAGTCGGCGGAGTGCCTGGTCAGGTTGGCCGCGCCGCCGACCAGGATCCGCGAGTCGGCCGGTTCGACGAGCGCGTCGATCAGCAGCGTGCAGATGATGGCCATGGCCGGCCGCAGCGACGTGCGGACCTCCTCCGGCAACGTCTCGACGAGCTCGACCGACGCCGAGAGCGGTTTGCCGACCAATGATCGGTTGACCTCGGTGCGCAGCTCGGCGACGTCGTCGGCCGCCAACTCGTCGGGGAGGTCGGCAACCCGCTGCTCGACGCGCCCGGCGTCGGTGATGACGACGACCATGATGCGCGTGGCGCCCACCGGCACGATCTCGATGTGGCGTACGCCGGAGCGCGACAGGCTCGGGTAGCTGATGACGGCGGCCTGGCGGGTCAGTTGGGACAGCAGCCGCACGCTGCGCCGCAGCACGTCGTCCAGATCGACCGCGCCCGCGATGAACCGCTCGATCGCTCGGCGTTCGGCCGACGACATCGGACGCAGCTCGTCGAGCCGGTCGACGAACAGCCGGTATCCCTTGTCGGTCGGGATGCGCCCGGCACTGGTGTGCGGGTGTGTGATGTAGCCCTCTTCCTCGAGAGCCGCCATGTCGTTACGGACGGTCGCAGCCGAGACGCCCAGGCCGTGTCGCTCGACGATCGCCTTGCTGCCTACCGGCTCGTTCGTCGAGACGAAGTCCTCCACGACGGCGCGCAGCACCGCAAGCCGTCGCTGGTCCGCGGACATCGGGCACCTCCTCCTGCTCGTGGTCGCTGGCACTCCGACCGGCAGAGTGCCAGTAGCCCAGTTTACGTGTGGCGCGGTGCCCGCGTCGGGCCCCTCGACCGAAGCGATCTAGACTCCGGTGCAGGTGAGAGCGAGGCGGACGGCGAAGCGACGTGATCTTCAAAGCGGTGGGCGACGGCAAGCCCTACCCGGAGCACGGCCTGACCTACCGCGACTGGGCGCAGATCCCGCCGCGCCAGATCCGGCTCGACGAGCTCATCACCATCAAGCGCGAGCTCGCCCTCGATGCCCTGCTGGCCGAGGAGAGCACCTTCTACGGCGACCTCTTCCCCCACGTCGTCCGCTGGCGCGGAGACCTCTACCTCGAGGACGGCCTGCACCGAGCCCTGCGGGCGGCGCTACATCAGCGCTCCACCGTGCACGGCCGCGTGCTCGACCTCGACGACTCCCATACCCGCACCGATCGCGAAGGTGAGAAAAGCACCCCATGAGCCATCCCGTGCCGTCCCCGGCCCCGGCCCCACGCAAGATCCTCACGACCCCGATCATCGCCGCACTCGCCGCGCTGGCCGTGCTCGCGATCGTGACAGTGATCGTGGTGGTGAACACCAGCGACTCGGACGGCGGCGGCAGCGGGTCAAGCGCCTCCTCCGCCGCGCCGTCGAGCGCCTCGGCGCCCGCCGGCACCCAGGTGACCTCGAGCACACACGGCGTCCGCTACACCTACCCGACCGACGGGTACGACGGCCGCACCTGGGACGGCCCCCTGGACACCGAGCTGGGGATCGTGGAGATGACCGACCTGGTCGGCCTGCGCGCCTGCACCACCGAAGCCGGCCAGGATCTGCTCTACGGCCTGGTCTCCTCCTCCGAGGACCCGGCAGGCGCCGCGAAGACTGTGGCAGTCGACGTCGCCAAGAGCGTCTGGGCATCTCAAGGGGACGCGAAGATCACCGACCCCACCCCTGCCGTGGAGAAGTCTACCGATCACGAGCTCACCGGCCAGCTGGTCGAGATCGACGCGCCGCGGCCCACCGGCGCGGACGAGTGCGGCACGTCGAAGGTGCACATCGCCACCTTCGGATTCGAGAACGCGGACGGCGAGACGGTCGTGTTCGTGGCGTCCTACCGGGTGGACGGCGACCTGAGCAAGAAGCGCGAGGAGATCGATCAGGACGTCGCCGACACCTTCAAGTCGCTCGAGCTGGTCTGATTTCTCGCTCAGCCCTGGTCGGGCCGCACGTCCATCACGACCTCGAACTCGAGCAGGGTCGCGCCCGTCGCGACCGGCTTGCCGTGCTCACCGCCGTGAGCCGCCCGGGCGTCACCGTCCCGCCACGCGGCGTAGGACTCCTCGTCCGCCCAGTGCGTCACGACGAAGTAGCGCGACTCGCCTGCGACCGGACGCAGCAGCTGGAATCCGAGGAAGCCAGGCGACCCGTCCACGGTGTGCGCGCGGGCCCCGAACCGACGCTCGAGCTCGGGGCCGGCCTGCGGCGGGACGTCAATGGCGTTGATCTTCACAATCGACATGCCACAACCCTATGCAGCCCATCGCCACGGTCACCGGTCAGTCCACGAGGTCGCGGATGACGGCGTCGGCCAGCAGCCTGCCGCGCAGCGTCAGCACGACCCGGCCGGCATCGAGCGCCGCTGCATCCAGCAGCCCGTAAGTGACCATCGCCGGCGTCTCGGCCCGGGCTCGAGGGCTCAGCTCTCCTAGCTCGATCCCTTTGCGCATCCGGATCCCGAGCATCACCCGCTCCATCGCGGACTGCTCCGCGGTGAGGGTCTCGCGTCCTTGTGCGGGGCTGAGCCCGCCACCGACTCGCGAGGCGTACGCCGCGGGATGCTTGACGTTCCACCAGCGGACGCCGCCGACGTGGCTGTGCGCACCGGGCCCGGCGCCCCACCAGCCGGCGCCGGACCAGTAGATCTCGTTGTGTCGGCAGCGCGCCTGCGGCCCACGCGCCCAGTTGGAGACCTCGTACCAGCCGAAGCCGGCCGCGCTCAGCACCGCGTCGGCCATCTCGTATCGGTCGGCGTGGACGTCGTCGTCCGGCTCGGCGATCTCGCCGCGCGCGATCCGCCGCGCGAGCGCGGTCCCCTCCTCGACGATCAGGGCGTACGCCGACACATGATCGACCGGCGCGTCGAGGACAACGTCCAGGGTGGCCCGCCAGTCGTCGTCGCTCTCCCCCGGGGCGCCGTAGATGAGGTCCAGGTTGATGTGCTCGAACCCGGCAGCACGAGCCTCACGGGCGGCCGCGACGGCCCGCCCGGGCGAGTGCTGACGGTCGAGCACCTGCAGCACGTGCTTCGCGGCCGACTGCATGCCCAGCGAGACGCGGGTGAACCCGCCGTCGCGCAGTTGCTCGAGAAAGCGGGGCGAGACCGACTCCGGGTTGGCCTCGGTGGTGATCTCGGCATCGGGGGTCAGCCCGAACTCATCGCGGATGGTGTCCACCACCGAGACGAGGTCGGCGGCCGGCAGCAGGCTCGGGGTGCCGCCGCCGAAGAAGACCGACTGCGCCGGCAGGTCGACGTTCTCGAGCACGCGCCGCGCCAGACGCACCTCGTGGCGCACCAGGGCCGCGTAGCTCTCCCTGCTGACGATCGCCGAGCCGTCCCGGGCGGTGAGCTCCCGCGCGGTGTAGGTGTTGAAGTCGCAGTACCCGCAGCGCGTGGCGCAGAACGGGATGTGCACGTAGAAGGCGAACGGCGCAGTCGCGGCTCGTTCGATCGCATCACTCGCGAGCCGGCCGTCGAGTGGTACGACGTCCGTCGAGTCCAGGTCTACCGAAGGCACAGCAGCACGTCCACGCCGTCGGGCAGCCTGCTGGCGAGGATCTGCTCGACCGCCGAGAAGGTCCGGTGATCCACGCGGGCCAGCGTCGCCGCGTGGACCCACACGATGGTCGCCGGCGTGCGCCAGCGGACCTCGGTGAGCGAATCGGCCAGCGCGTCCAGGTTGTGACCGAAGTACTGCGGGAAGTCCAGGGCAGCGGCGAACGACGCGAGCAGCTCTCGTTTCGTCTCCCCGCCGACGACGTACGGGGTGCGCCCGGCGGCGCGCAGCCTGGCCAGCGTGTTCGGCAGCGACTCGTCAGCACCGAGGCACGCGATCATGCGTCCTCCTTCACGATCAAGAACGACTCGTAGTGGTCGGTGGTCCAGTAGATCTCCCCGCCGTCCCCGACGACGAATCGGTGCGCTCCACGGTCGCTGTCGCCGGGCATCTGCACCGTGTACTCGCGGTAGTAGCCCGATGGCTCCTGCGGGAGCAGCCCCTCGTAGTTCCCGAAGTGCCCGCCGTCCTGCTCGAACTCGAACGGTCCGCCGGCCCGGACCACATCGAGCACCTCCTGTGCCTGCGGTGGAAGGTCCGACTCCGCGATGTACGGCAGCCCGCTCGCGGGGTCGGTCTGGCCAGCGTCGGAGGGGTCGGCGTCGGTCTGGTCGGTATCGGAGGGGTCGGTGGTCCCGGTCGCGGACGACGCTGCGGTGGATTCCGACGAGGGCACGGCGTCCGCGCCTCCGGTGTCCTTCAGCAGCAGCCAGGCGCCGAGCGCCACCACCACCAGCACGATCGCCGCGGTGACGGGACGGTCGGCGACCAGCCGGTTGAACGCTCCGGTGAGCTGGGCCTCGGGCGAACGGCGGCGCGAGGCTGAACGGGTGCGACGAGTCACGGGGTGCCTTCTGCTGGGACGCTCGCGCGTGGCGGACGGTGCAGCAGCCGATTCTAGGGAACAACCGCGGCCTGCGAGGCGTAGTAACTAGCAAGACCCCCTTCCAAGCGAGGCAGGAGCCACACCGTGCGCGAGGAGCAGAGCAAGCCCACGATCATCGACGAGGACGGCAAGCCGTTCATCGACGGTGACCAGCGCGCTCAGCAGCCCGGCGGCATCCCCTTCGGCAGTATGCCGTTCGGGTCGGCGCCCTTCGGTGCGATGCCGACACCGCAGATCCCGGAGAAGTACCTGGGCCGCGACGGCAAGCCCTCCCTCTGGAAGATCCTGGGCTGGAAGGGCGTCGCGATCGCGGTGCTGATCATCGCGGCCGTGGCCGGGCTGGCCGCGCTGTCCATCATGGTGGCGATCATCGCGTTGCCGATCCTGGTGCTGATCGGTGCCGTCGCGTGGGTGGCCGGGCGGGTACGCGGCGGCCGGCCGACGAGCTCGACCGGCCGCGCCGTCATCGTGGTGCGTCGCTAACTTCGGTTACGAAAGCGGCCCATCGATCCGCCCGCTCGACGATGAGCGCCGGAGCCCGGCCTACCGGTTGTGGAAACGGATGGCTGGCTACGGAAGTCTCGACCCGAATGCGACGACGTGACTCCGACCGGCGTTCTCACAAGGCGCTGCGTAGTATCCGGTTATGTTCTCTGTCTTCGTATCTGCCCCGAACACCGACGACCCGATGGCCGCGCTCGAGCTCGGCGATCGGCCCGAGCCTGAGATCACCGACGGCTGGGCCCGCGTCCAGGTCAAGGCTGCCTCGCTGAACCACCACGACGTCTGGTCGCTGAAGGGCCAGGGTCTTCCCGCCGAGCGCATGCCGATGATCCTCGGCACCGATGCCGCCGGCCTCGACGAGGACGGCAACGAGGTCCTCATCCACTCCGTCGTCTCCTCGCCCGGCTGGACCGGCGATGAGACCTACGACCCCAAGCGCTCGCTGCTGTCGGAGGTGCACCAGGGCACCTTCGCCGAGTACGTCACCGTGCCGAAGCAGAACCTGGTACCCAAGCCCGCGGAGCTGTCGTTCGAGGAGGCCTCGTGCCTGCCCACGGCATGGTTGACCGCCTACCGGATGCTCACCAAGGATTCGGGCCTCAACCCAGGCGACACCGTGCTCATCCAGGGCGCGTCCGGCGGCGTCGCCACTGCGGCGACCGCGATCGCCAAGGCCATGGGACTGCAGGTCTGGGTCACCGGCCGCTCCGACGAGAAGCGCCAGACGGCGCTGGAGAACGGCGCGCACCAGGTCTTCGAGTCCGGCGCGAAGCTGCCCGGCAAGGTGGACGCGGTCCTGGAGACGGTCGGCGAGGCGACCTGGTCGCACTCGCTGCGCTCGCTGCGCCCCGGGGGCACCCTCGTGGTGTGCGGCGCCACCAGCGGCTTCAACCCGCCGGCGGACCTGGCCCGCGTGTTCTTCCTGCAGATGCGCATCATCGGCTCCACGATGGGCAACCGCACCGAGCTGACGGCGTTGATGAATCTGCTGAAGACGACCGGCGTCCGCCCGGCCATCGACAAGACCATGCCGCTGAAGGACGCCAAGGACGGCTTCCAGGCGATGGTCGACGGCGAGACCAACGGCAAGATCGTCTTCACCGTCTGAGCGCACCCAGCGCTACCGTGGGCGCCGAGACTTCTCGTCCCGGAGCCCACGCTCGTTCTCGGGAGGTACCAATGAGCAGCGACCTGGACGCCGTCCTCGCCGGACAGCAGAGCATCGCGCAGTGGCAGGACGATCTCTACGTCCACTTCCACCGCAATCCCGAGCTGAGCTATGTCGAGCACCGGACACACGACCGCATCGCCGCCGAGCTCGAGCGGCTGGAGGGCGTCGAGGTCATCCACGGATCGGCGAGACCGGGCTGGTGGGAATCGTGCGCAACGGTGAGGGTTCTACGGTGCTCATGCGCGCCGACATCGACGGACTTCCGGTGCGTGAGCTCACCGGCCTGGAGTACGCGAGCATCGTCGAAGGCGTGTCGGTGGACGGCGAGCAGTCACCGATCATGCACGCCTGCGGACACGACGTGCACATCAGCGCGCTGCTGGGGGCCACCCGGTTGCTTGCCGAGCACCGCGAGCGGTGGTCGGGCACCTTCCTGGCACTCTTCCAGCCCGCCGAGGAACGGGCCGGCGGGGCACGCAAGATGGTCGACGACGGCCTGGACGTCCGGATCCCCGCCCCGGACGTCGCCTTCTCGCAGCACGTGATGGCCACTCCTGCCGGCAATGTGCACGCCTGCCTCGGCCCGTCGTTCTCGACTGCGGACTCGATCAAGGTGACCGTCTTCGGCCGCGGCGGCCACGGCAGCATGCCGCACACCACCGTCGACCCCGCGGTGCTGGCCTCGATGATCGTCCTGCGGCTGCAGACCGTGGTCTCGCGCGAGACGCGGCCAGGCGAGTTCGCCGTCGTGACGGTCGGGAAGATGACCGTGGGCTCGAAGGTCAACATCATCAGCGACCGGGCCGAGCTGCAGCTGAACGTGCGCACCTCGACGAGCACACCCGGACCCGCGTGCTGACGGCCATCGAGCGGATCGTGCACGCCGAGTGCGAGGCCTCCGGATCACCGGCACCGCCGACCTTCGAGTACTTCGACCAGTTCCCGATGACCGTCAACGACGAGGCGATCACGCACCGGATCCGCGAAGCGTTCGCCGCCGCGTTCGGCGACCGCTATGTCGAGGAGCTGCCCTCGACCGGCAGCGAGGACTTCAGCGAGATCCCCAACGCGTTCGGGATCCCCTACTGCTACTGGATCATCGGTGGGGCCGACCGCGAGACCTACGCGGACGCCGAGAAGCGCGGCGCTGTAGCGACGGAGATCGCCGGCAACCACTCGCCGTTCTTCGCCCCCGTCATGCATCCGACCCTGGAGTCGGCGACGAAGGCGATCATCGTCGCCGCCCTCGAGTGGATGCCTTCGAGCTAGCGGCCACCAGGTGCACCTGCGCAACCACGCCGGCGCCACCTCCACGCCGATCTCCGGATCATCGATCGGCCTCGCGCTCGGAACCGCCACGGTCTGGTGCATTCTCAGCGGTTCGCCCGCAGCAGCTCCAACGCGTCGGCGAGCGCCTGCTCCTCGTGTTCGAAAGCCAGCGGCGGATGAGCGTCGACCGGCAGCCATTCCACCTGAGTGGCCTCGGAGTCGACCAGACGAGGCTGCTGCGAGTCGTTCACGGTCGCGGCGAAGTAGAGATTGAGGATCGAGATGACGTCGCCCTCGAACGGGTAGGTGTCCATGTAGATTCCAGCCAGACCGGCGATCTGGACGTCAAGGCCGGTCTCCTCCCGCATCTCGCGGACGGCGGCGTCCTGCGGGTGCTCGCCGCTGTCGCAGAAGCCGCCCGGGATGTCCCAATAACCACGCCAAGGATCACGCGCCCGCTTGATCGCCAGGAACCGGCCGTCCCGGACGACGACCACGCCGACCGCCGGACTCGAGTTCACGTACAGGCTGCGGCCGCAGCGCGCACATCGGATCGGCGGGGCGGCATCGAGCGGATCGCCGCAATAGGGGCAATGCCGCCAACCGCAGCGGATCGGCTCCACGACTACTTGGACTTGGCGGCCGCGGCGTCGTCAGTCGACAGCGCGGCGATGAAGGCCTCCTGCGGGACCTCGACGCGGCCGACCATCTTCATCCGCTTCTTGCCTTCCTTCTGCTTCTCGATCAGCTTGCGCTTGCGGCTGATGTCGCCGCCGTAGCACTTGGCGAGCACGTCCTTGCGGATCGCGCGAATTGTCTCGCGGGCGATGATTCGGGAGCCGACGGCCGCCTGGATCGGCACCTCGAACTGCTGCCGAGGAATCAGCTCTCGCAGTTTCCCGGTCATCATCACGCCGTAGGAATAGGCCTTGTCCTTGTGCACGATGGCCGAGAAGGCATCGACCTGCTCGCCCTGCAGCAGGATGTCGACCTTGACCAGGTCGGCCACCTGATCGCCGGCCTCCTCGTAGTCCAGGGAAGCGTAGCCGCGGGTCCGCGACTTCAACGAGTCGAAGAAGTCGAAGATGATCTCGGCCAGCGGCAGCAGATAGCGCAGCTCGACGCGGGTCTCGGACAGGTAGTCCATGCCCTGCATCGTTCCTCGACGCGCCTGGCACAGCTCCATGATGGCGCCGGTGTAGTCCGTCGGCGCAATGATCGTGCACTTCACCATCGGCTCGCGCACCTCGGCGACCTTGCCGACCGGCCAGTCACTCGGATTGGTCACGACCATCTCGGCGCCGTCGTCCATGGTGACGTCGTAGATGACGTTCGGAGCGGTCGAGATGAGGGAAAGGTCGAACTCGCGCTCGAGCCGGTCGCGGGTGATCTCCAGATGCAGCAGCCCAAGGAAGCCGCAACGGAATCCGAATCCGAGGGCGGTCGACGTCTCGGGCTCGTAGGTCAGCGCTGCGTCGTTGAGCCGAAGCTTGTCGAGGGCGTCGCGCAGCAACGGGTACTCCGAGCCGTCGATCGGGTAGAGACCAGAGAACACCATCGGCTTGGGGTCGCGGTAGCCGCCGATGGCCTCGTCGGCCGGCTTGGCCTGCAGGGTGACGGTGTCGCCGACGCGGGACTGCCGCACGTCCTTCACACCGGTGATGAGATAGCCGACCTCACCGACGCCCAGCGACTTCACCGGGACCGGCTCGGGCGAGATGACACCGAGCTCGAGCAGCTCGTGGGTCGCGTTGGTCGACATCATCTTGATCCGCTCACGGGCGGAGATCCGACCGTCGACCACACGCACGTAGGTGATGACGCCGCGGTAGATGTCGTAGACGGAGTCGAAGATCATTGCTCGGGCCGGCGCGTCCGCGTCACCGACCGGCGGCGGGACCTCCTCGACGATGCGGTCGAGCAGTGCGGGTACACCCTCGCCGGTCTTGCCGGACACCCGCAGGATCGAGTCCGGGTCGCAGCCGATGATGCCGGCGATCTCCTGGGCGTACCGCTCGGGCTGCGCCGCGGGCAGGTCGATCTTGTTGAGCACCGGGATGATGGTGAGGTCGTTCTCCATCGCAAGATAGAGGTTCGCCAACGTCTGGGCCTCGATTCCCTGGGCGGCGTCCACCAGCAGGACGGCACCCTCGCACGCGGCCAGCGAGCGCGACACCTCGTAGGTGAAGTCGACGTGGCCCGGGGTGTCGATCATGTGGAGGGTGTAGCCCCGCTCGTCGTTGCCGGCCCACGGGAGCCGCACGTTCTGGGCCTTGATGGTGATGCCGCGCTCTCGTTCGATGTCCATCCGGTCGAGGTACTGCGCGCGCATCTGGCGCTGCTCGATCACCCCGGTCACCTCGAGCATCCGGTCGGCGAGGGTCGACTTGCCGTGGTCGATGTGCGCGATGATGCAGAAGTTCCTGATCAGCGCAGGGTCGGTGTAGTCGGCGGTCACGAACATCCTTCATCGGGGCGAATCGGCAGTCATCCCATTCTGCCGCATCGCACCGGTCACGGGGCTGGCGGCTGGGGCGGGCGCAGGCCGGTGTGGTGGGCCGCGAACGCGAGCAGGTCGATCCATTCGGCCGCCACCATCGCGCGCGGCTTTCCCTTGCCGTGGCCGGTGCCCGTCTCGATCCGCGCCAGGACCGGAGCGCTGCCCCCCTGCGCGTGCTGCAGCGCGGCGGTGAACTTGTAGCTGTGCGCGGGCACGATGCGATCGTCGTGATCACCGGTCAGCACCAGGGTGGCGGGGTATTCCACCCCGTCGCGGATGTTGTGCAGGGGCGAGTAGCCGAGCAAGGTCGCGGCGACCTTCGCATCCGCGGGCGAGCCGTAGTGCGCGGTCCAGCTGGCGCCGGAGGGCAGCTGGTCAAAGCGCAGCAGGTCCAGCAGTCCCACCATCGGCACCGCTGCGCCGATCAGGTCGGGACGCTGCGTGAGTACCGCCCCGACGACGAGTCCCCCGGCACTGCGGCCATGCAGCGCTATCTGTGGCGCGGTGGTGATGCCTTGCTCGATGAGCTCCTCGGCCACGGCGATCATGTCGTCGAACGTGCGCTGCTTGTTCAGACCCCGTCCGGCGTGATACCAGTCGACGCCGTACTCGCCGCCGCCGCGTAGGTTGGCGATGACAAGTACCCCGCCGGCCTCGAGCCACGCCGGCCAGCCGGGGCGGAAGTCAGCCAGGGTGCGCACGTTCAGCCCGCCGTACCCGTACAGCATCGTGGGCCGAGGCCGGTCGAGTGCCAGATCCTCCCGGTGGATCAGGAAGTAGCGCACCATCGTCCCGTCTGCCGACCGGGCGCTGCCGCGACCGACGGTGGCGATCGGTGGCTGCCAGGACGGCGGTCGCTGCCCTGCCGGGCGGCGCATGCTGACCGCGAGCTTCACGATGTCGAAGGTCTCGAGGTCCACGCGAAAGCTCTTCAGGGGGGCCGTCGCCGAGGACATCCCGACGAACAGCTCGGTGTCCGCACTGCGTCCATTCAGCTCGACGACGGCCGTGCCGGCCATCGGGATCGAGGTGGCGAAACGCCCGTCCAGCGAGTACCGGTGCAGCACCGGCATCGCGTCGTCGAGGTGCACCGTGACTAGCGCGCCTCCGGCGGAGGTCACCGAATCCAGCAGGCCGTCCTGCTGCGGGATCACGTCGGTCATCTCGTGTACGCCGGGCGCGATCGGCACCCTCACGAGCCGGAACTGCGGCGCATCGCGATTGGTGCGCACCAGCATCTCGTCGCCGATCACCCGCACCGAGTCGTAGCGCGCATCGGGCTCATCGAACATTCGCACGGCCGGCCCCACCTCGGTCCGGCCACCGGTGGTCAGCGGGAAGGCCCATAGCCGGTTGCTGCTGCTCGTGCCGCTGTACACCTCGACGATCAGCCACCGCCCGTCGTACGACACCTCGGGGTAGGCGTGCAGCCGGGAGTCGTCACCGGTGTCGATGAGCACCTGGTCATCGGTCTGCGCAGTACCCAGCCGATGCAGCTTCAGCAGTCCGGCATGCTGTCGCACATCTCCGGTGGCGTTCTCGGCGCTCGGGTAGTGCAGGTAGACGAAGGACCGGCCGTCGGGAAGCCAGACGGGTGAGCTGAGCTTCGTCAGGGTCAGCTCGTCGTCAAGGTCACGCCGCTCGTCGATGTCGCGGATCCGGATGGTGTTCCAGTCGCTGCCGGCATAGCTGAGCGCGTAGGCGAAGTATCGCCCGGACTCCGAGACTCCCGTGGCCGCGATGGAGGTCGCGCCGGTCTCGTCCAGCCGGTTCGGGTCGACTAGTACCTTTCCGCCCTCGGCCAGACGTTCGAGCGTGGGCGCCCAGCACCACACGTCCTGGGCCTGCGCGCCGTCGTTGCGGCAGACGAAGTAGCGGCCGGCCTTCTTGTAGGGCGTGCCAGAGCGCGGGCGGTTGAGCAGGCGGGTCACCTGCTGCTCGAACCAGGCTCGCTCCGGCAGTGCGGCCAGGTAGGAGCCGCTCAGCGCGTTCTGCTCACGCACCCACTGGTGGGTCTGCGACGAGGCCGGGGCCTCCAGCCAGCGGTAAGGGTCGGCGACCGGGGTGCCGTGAACGTTCTCGACCGCGTCGTCCCGACGCGCGTAGGGGTACTGCACTCGTGCAGGTATACCCTCCGGCAGGCGACCGGTCCAGGGCCGCGGCAGTGTGGCGTACGCCGCTGCCGTTGTGCCGCGCCCCGCTGGCTTGATATTCTGTCTCTTCGTGTGCGCTGCGATCTGTCGCACCGCCGACGCGCTCGTCGCCGGCAGATCCACAGATCACGCACCTCCCAGACTCAGCACCAGCACCACCAACCTGAACGAGGCACTTCGTGGCGAACATCAAGTCCCAGATCAAGCGCGTCAAGACCAACGAGGTCGCGCGCCAGCGCAATCAGGCCGTCAAGTCGGCTCTGAAGACGTCGGTCCGCCGCTTCCGCGAGGCCGCCGCCGCGGGCGACGCCGACAAGGCGACCGCTGCTCTGCAACATGCTTCGCGTCAGCTCGACAAGGCCGCCAGCAAGGGCGTCATCCACCGCAAGCAGGCCGCCAACCGCAAGTCGGGCATGGCCAAGGCGCTCGCCGGCCTGAGCGCCAAGTAGCACTCAGCGCTTTCC
It includes:
- a CDS encoding M20/M25/M40 family metallo-hydrolase, which produces MLTAIERIVHAECEASGSPAPPTFEYFDQFPMTVNDEAITHRIREAFAAAFGDRYVEELPSTGSEDFSEIPNAFGIPYCYWIIGGADRETYADAEKRGAVATEIAGNHSPFFAPVMHPTLESATKAIIVAALEWMPSS
- the hemW gene encoding radical SAM family heme chaperone HemW; amino-acid sequence: MPSVDLDSTDVVPLDGRLASDAIERAATAPFAFYVHIPFCATRCGYCDFNTYTARELTARDGSAIVSRESYAALVRHEVRLARRVLENVDLPAQSVFFGGGTPSLLPAADLVSVVDTIRDEFGLTPDAEITTEANPESVSPRFLEQLRDGGFTRVSLGMQSAAKHVLQVLDRQHSPGRAVAAAREARAAGFEHINLDLIYGAPGESDDDWRATLDVVLDAPVDHVSAYALIVEEGTALARRIARGEIAEPDDDVHADRYEMADAVLSAAGFGWYEVSNWARGPQARCRHNEIYWSGAGWWGAGPGAHSHVGGVRWWNVKHPAAYASRVGGGLSPAQGRETLTAEQSAMERVMLGIRMRKGIELGELSPRARAETPAMVTYGLLDAAALDAGRVVLTLRGRLLADAVIRDLVD
- a CDS encoding zinc-binding dehydrogenase, giving the protein MFSVFVSAPNTDDPMAALELGDRPEPEITDGWARVQVKAASLNHHDVWSLKGQGLPAERMPMILGTDAAGLDEDGNEVLIHSVVSSPGWTGDETYDPKRSLLSEVHQGTFAEYVTVPKQNLVPKPAELSFEEASCLPTAWLTAYRMLTKDSGLNPGDTVLIQGASGGVATAATAIAKAMGLQVWVTGRSDEKRQTALENGAHQVFESGAKLPGKVDAVLETVGEATWSHSLRSLRPGGTLVVCGATSGFNPPADLARVFFLQMRIIGSTMGNRTELTALMNLLKTTGVRPAIDKTMPLKDAKDGFQAMVDGETNGKIVFTV
- a CDS encoding NUDIX hydrolase gives rise to the protein MNSSPAVGVVVVRDGRFLAIKRARDPWRGYWDIPGGFCDSGEHPQDAAVREMREETGLDVQIAGLAGIYMDTYPFEGDVISILNLYFAATVNDSQQPRLVDSEATQVEWLPVDAHPPLAFEHEEQALADALELLRANR
- a CDS encoding type II toxin-antitoxin system VapB family antitoxin, with translation MIFKAVGDGKPYPEHGLTYRDWAQIPPRQIRLDELITIKRELALDALLAEESTFYGDLFPHVVRWRGDLYLEDGLHRALRAALHQRSTVHGRVLDLDDSHTRTDREGEKSTP
- the hrcA gene encoding heat-inducible transcriptional repressor HrcA, which encodes MSADQRRLAVLRAVVEDFVSTNEPVGSKAIVERHGLGVSAATVRNDMAALEEEGYITHPHTSAGRIPTDKGYRLFVDRLDELRPMSSAERRAIERFIAGAVDLDDVLRRSVRLLSQLTRQAAVISYPSLSRSGVRHIEIVPVGATRIMVVVITDAGRVEQRVADLPDELAADDVAELRTEVNRSLVGKPLSASVELVETLPEEVRTSLRPAMAIICTLLIDALVEPADSRILVGGAANLTRHSADFHSSLGEVLEALEEHVVLLKLIDESNATAGVHVSIGAENPTPGLQSTSVVTAAYGEDGNLLGGLGVVGPTRMDYAGNIGAVMTVARYVSRLINSG
- a CDS encoding barstar family protein, translating into MIACLGADESLPNTLARLRAAGRTPYVVGGETKRELLASFAAALDFPQYFGHNLDALADSLTEVRWRTPATIVWVHAATLARVDHRTFSAVEQILASRLPDGVDVLLCLR
- a CDS encoding ribonuclease domain-containing protein, which produces MTRRTRSASRRRSPEAQLTGAFNRLVADRPVTAAIVLVVVALGAWLLLKDTGGADAVPSSESTAASSATGTTDPSDTDQTDADPSDAGQTDPASGLPYIAESDLPPQAQEVLDVVRAGGPFEFEQDGGHFGNYEGLLPQEPSGYYREYTVQMPGDSDRGAHRFVVGDGGEIYWTTDHYESFLIVKEDA
- a CDS encoding antibiotic biosynthesis monooxygenase, which translates into the protein MSIVKINAIDVPPQAGPELERRFGARAHTVDGSPGFLGFQLLRPVAGESRYFVVTHWADEESYAAWRDGDARAAHGGEHGKPVATGATLLEFEVVMDVRPDQG
- a CDS encoding M20/M25/M40 family metallo-hydrolase encodes the protein MRADIDGLPVRELTGLEYASIVEGVSVDGEQSPIMHACGHDVHISALLGATRLLAEHRERWSGTFLALFQPAEERAGGARKMVDDGLDVRIPAPDVAFSQHVMATPAGNVHACLGPSFSTADSIKVTVFGRGGHGSMPHTTVDPAVLASMIVLRLQTVVSRETRPGEFAVVTVGKMTVGSKVNIISDRAELQLNVRTSTSTPGPAC